From the genome of Halichoerus grypus chromosome X, mHalGry1.hap1.1, whole genome shotgun sequence:
CCAGCAATCACCGTAGTCTTTGTCAATCTCTACCTGGTGCTGTTCACGCCCTACTGGCCTGTCACTGTGCTCATCCTCACCTGGCTGGCTTTTGACTGGAAGACCCCCCAGCGAGGTAAGGGCCCCTCTGGGGCTGTGTTGTGACTGGCCacatgctcttttctctcttctcctgatAGTCCTGAGAGGTTCTGGCTAATTCCCAGGCAGCCCTTTAGCCTGTCCCTCCATCCCTGGGTTAGAGAAGCTGAGGGAAGGGGCCTTTTCAAAGTGCTGCAAAGGCCCAGATCAGAACTGGAGCGGATGAGGGGAAAAGCAGCTAGTAAAGCAGCAAGCTAGGCCTGTCCTAAATTGGCCCTGATGTGACATCGCTCATCCCAGTTGTCACTTACAAGGCCAGGCAACAGCAGGGGGTGAGGGGCCACCCTGTGGCTGGCCCAAAGGGGCTCTGAAGAAGATGGTGGAGGTGGGCAAAACGTGGCTACCTTGGCTCTGTTTTCAGGTGGCCGCCGGATAGCCTGTGTGAGGAGATGGTGCATATGGAAACAGTACTGTGATTACTTTCCTCTCAAGGTGAGTAGGCCCAGGTCCCCCTACTTGGGTCCTGGGCCTAGCCCCAACTCTGGTGCCAGCAGTTGGGCCAGGGTGGAGGTTGGGGGCATCATTCCCATCGAGACCCATGGGAATGATGCTCCATGTTGCTGTGTGGTACCCAACTGCCTCACAGGACATAGCAGCCCTTTCCCTTTCCGGTCTCTGGCCGGAAGAGGAGTACTCCTCCTTGCCTGTACCCCTCCTGACTCCACTCTCCTCCACAGCTTTTGAAGACTCATGATATCTCCCCCAACCACAACTACATCCTTGCGTGCCACCCTCATGGGCTTTTTGCCCACTCATTCTTTGGCCACTTTGCCACAGACTCCTCAGGCTTCTGCAAGATCTTTCCCGGTATCACTCCTTATGTTCTCACACTGGGAGTCTTCTTCTGGGTGCCGCTTCTCAGAGATTATGTCATGTCTTCAGGTGAGTTGGCCCCTAAGACATAAAGCCAAAGGAAACATGGCTCCCCGAGGGAGAAGTgttgggggaatgggagagagcaAGGCCAACTCGGTGGTCCTGTCTGGTCTTAGAAAGCTACCTTAGGCTCACCCGCCTGACATGAGGCTCTCCCCTCCTTTGAAGAGGTAGGGAGGGAAGTTAGGAGGTTTGGGAAGTGGCCAATGAGCTTTTGGTGTTTTCTGCACTGCCCCCCGCTCCCGACCAGGGATCTGCTCTGTGAGTCGAGCCTCCATGGACTTTCTGCTCACACATAAAGGCACAGGCAACATGCTGATTGTGGTGGTTGGTGGCCTGGCTGAGTGCAGATACAGCCTGCCAGGCTCTACCACCCTGGTCTTGAAGAATCGGACTGGCTTTGTACGCGTGGCCCTTCATCATGGGTAAGGACGGCTCTGGTCCagaatggggagaggggctcCGAAAGCCCAGCATGGAAGGAGTAAGGGATTTTGAGGAAATGATACCTAAAAAGGGAGGTGGAAACCTGCTTCTGTGTTGGAGTAGAGACTGGGCCGGGTCCTCGAGGCATTTCTGCTTATGAGGAGAGGCTAGAGGGCTAGCCCTCGGCTCTTCTTTCTCACCCTAGCGTCTTGTCTGGGCCAGTCCCTCTATAAAAGGCCACAGGCTGCAAGCTCACGTCAGAGAGAACCAAAACTGCTGTGGGGATAAAGGgaagaaagtgaaatgaaatggCCCTTGGTTCTCCTCTCCAGTGTTTCAGACCCGTGGGTTCACAGGAGGGTCTGGGACTTGCTTCCTTTAGCTTGCTGCTACTTTGCCCCCACAGGCAGCCCGGGGTAGACAGCGGGGCCCTCACACTTAGCCTGGATCTAGGCCCAGCTAAGTCACGGGCCGAGAAGCCTATAGGCAGACCCAGGGGCCGCTGGTAGCACATCCGGCCATCGAAGGATATGCCTTTCCTCTGCAGAGTTCCTCTAATCCCTGCCTATGCCTTTGGGGAGACAGACCTCTACAATCAGTACATTTTCACTCCTGGGGGCTTGGTGAATCACTTCCAGAAGTGGATGAAGCGTATGGTACACATCTACCCTTGTGCTTTCTATGGGCGTGGCTTCACGGAGAACTCATGGGGCCTACTGCCCTATGCCCGGCCCGTAACCACGGTTGGTGAGTGAGCCCGTCCACTGGGAGCCACGTCTAGGATATAGGATCCAGTTCTGGGGCTGGACCTTGGCTCTGGCCGTGTCCAGAGGCAGAGAGGTGGACTAGGATGAGGGgcatggtggggggaagggcggGGAGACCCTGGGCTTGAGGGCTGAGGCCCATTCTGAGGAGTGAGCTGTTCTGAtgcttttcccttctctgtctcccgTCGCAGTCGGGAAGCCGCTACCACTGCCCAAGATTGAGAACCCGAGCCAGGAGACGGTGGCTAAGTACCACGCACTCTATATCGACGCCCTACGCAAACTCTATGACCAGCATAAGACCAAATATGGCATCTCAGAGACCCAGGAACTGGTGCTCATTTGACAGACATCACCAGCAGCTTCTCGGCCTGGCTGGAAGGTGTAGAACCTGTGAAACAGGAGGACCAGTGTCACATGTGGGCCTCCTGCTCCTGATTTGGCGAGTCCTCAATATGAGGAGGCTGTCCTCTAggcccctcttcttccttcatctCTAGCTGCCTTCCAGCTCTTCTCTGCCTTTACCTTGGGGCTACAAGGGAAACAGCCCCAAAAGGCAGGGAAAGCCCTAGGCGAGAGGTATCTTGAAGTCTCCCTCACGCACGGCCACTCAGCATCAGTactgaggaaataaaataatatagctCCTCTTCTGATACTGCTTGTGGTCCAACTCATTGGTTTTACGGGCCTAGGATCCCTGTTCATGGCTTTGCTTCTCTAGCTCTCAAACAGTCCCATCTCCTGGCATCGAGGCTCCTGCTGGCTTGGGAGTTCAGGCTCCACCGCCTTCAAGCCATGTGACATGGGACAATCTGTCATTTCTGAGCCtgagcttcctcacctgtaacaCGGGACCCAGAATCCCTCCCCTGCTTACCTCAGAGGCTACTGGGAAGGCCGATGATACTGAATGTGATTGACCTTTGTACATTGGACAGCTACCCCAAATCATCCTCCTCCAATCACTTTGCCCACTTCCTATCCTTGAGCAGACTCTGCCCTCAATTTCACGGCATCTCTATGTTTAAAAGAAAGTGTACAGTGTAAGATCTTGTCAGCAGCTCTTTGAACGTTGAAGTAGCCTTCTATAGTTGGGTGACCTTGGGTGACCTACTTAAACTTCCTGAGCATTGGTCTCCTCATCCGCAAAATGGGATGATACATCATGGGGAGCTGGAGGCTGCATCTTCCCAAGCTGTTAGGGGCTCAGGCCTGAAATGTCTGTTATGGATGCTGCAGCATCAGGCTGAGGGAACCTCCATGCTGTGTCTCTGCCTTGGGACAGTGGTTCTTTCCTGCAGGACCTCTAGCTTACTGGACAGGCAGTGACAAGAAAAGACCTAAGGTGACAGGGATGGGGGCGTGTGTGGTCTGGGACACAGACAGGATGTGGGAGGTTCTGACAGGAACTTCAGACCTCCTTCTTTTGGTTGCCCCCTCTGAGATGGGTGCCTTGGCCCTTCCCCTAGCTGATGTGTGGCCACACTTGCCAAGaagcacctggcacacaggaagCGCTTAAGTCGATTTCGAGAATGGGGGGAGGAAAAAAGCTTTATTTGCAAAGAACAAACCATTAATTTACACAAACTTACATCCCagtttatatacattatatatagtttatatacatAGTATCTCACACTGGATGCCGACCCCCCAAAGCAGCACGGGGCCTGCTCCAGGCCATTCTCACCACaaagccacccccccaccccaggtgaaAGTTTTTTGAATCAAGAAATGGCACATCCTGAATCCCCTTAGAGAGAGCCCCAACAGGAGTTAAAAGAAACAATCTGCTTCCTTCTTTGTGCTCACTGCGGCCTAGGAGAGCCTCTctgtgggcagggagggaggctgaggcaaTGCTGGCTAGCCTCGGGACTTCCTGGTATTGGGCCAGCCCAGAGACTTCCAGTCCAGAGACCGGGGCAGGGAGAatgcctgggggcgggggggcgggagagAGTTCTGATGGTGGCTGCAGCAACCCTTTCCCCTGCCTGGTGGGGCTCCTGAAGGGGGCCAAGCACTTCCAGCCTTGAGTTTGGGGGTAGAAGAAAGGAGGGGTCTGTGCAGGACAGAGACAGCTCCAACCCCCTCACTCCTTTGAGTCTGCAGGTCAGGACTCGTTCACCTTGGCCAGGTCACCTTCCATATCTGGGCCTCTGGGTCTCGCTCTAAAGGTCCCTGACTCTGCATCCACCGGAAGTTACATAAAACACATGTACTTGCCCGGGGATCCAAGTCTCTGTTCGCCTCCAGGGTTCCTAGCCCTTTCCTGCTTAGGCAAAGGAATTTGGCTCAGGATGGATGAGTGGGGACAGAAGGCAAAGACGACATTTCCCAAGGAACCAGGAGCTGAGCAGCCCCCAATGAATGCCTTTTATGCCGGCCTTGGCTGTTGAAGCCCAAGCAGCTGGCCAAGGCCCCTGCCATGCCATTCTCCTTGAAACCTCTGCCATCTGCTTGCTCACAGATGTCCTCATCCCATTCTCCACGCTAGCCCTGGCCCTCTGGTGAACTCACAGCAGCGCCATTCCAGACCATATATCTATTCCCACATCCTCTCGCTAGTAAATTGCTTCACCCCAGCTGTCTGTTGCTTCCTTCCTCGCCTCCTTCCCTCTAGCTCCTTTTGAGGGTTCACAATGAATACAGGGTCCTCTGCGAAACCTAGCCCCTCCATAATCCCCTCCATAGCTGGACCTCAGGATGggtgtcagaatgtcctttaGGGGTACAATTAGgaagcctcctcctcccctctcctcacaCACATCTGGCTTTAGAGCCAGGCCTCTCTCTTGGGCCTTTCCTCCATCAGGAGACATCCTGGTAGAGCAAGGCTCTCTGTGGGATGGTAGAAAGAGCCAAGGAGTCACTTAGTAGCTGTGGGAAGTGGACCAGCTCCCGTGATCTGTCTGTAGGGCAACCAGCGGAGGCCCTTGCCCGCAGCAGGGGCTCCTTACACGATGGGTGGGTGGAAGAGCATAAGGGATACAGTTCTGTGGGTACTGGAGGCCTGCTGCTTCGACGTGGTGCCAAGACGATTCTGACCACAGGAGCTGTTTCCCAAAGAAATGTCCTACTCTTTTTGCCACAAAGCCCCCGGCAGCCAAAAGAACATCAAGGAATTACCACCAAGGAACGAAAACGCACGTGTCTGGGTTTCTCTCTGGGATGCTGAAGGATTTGGGATccttattcccatttttattgGTTCTCTCTAGACCGCACATTCAACACAATGCTGCAGCATAATGGAATGGCTTTGGAGGCAGACCTGGCTGAAGCCCCAGGCCTGTAGCTTAAACTGGTTGGGATCCTGGACAAAGCACTTCACCTCTCGGAGCCTTGTCTACACAATGGGGTTCATAGCATCCTCAAAggagataatgagagagaaaatacTGTCCAAACCTGAAGGAGAGGATCCCTTTAGTTCTCGCTACAACTGAGGACTATCTAAGGCACTTTCCAGAAGCCTGGGCCAGATGCATGCTTCAAGTTCACCCCATCTGGGGTCGCAAGGCTGTCATCAGCAGCCAGACGATGGCGGCATAGCCCACCCCCACTGGCCCAGACCCACCAAGGGCCGAGCATTACAGTTGTTTGGAAACGGAAGGTACAGTGGAGAAATGAATACCTGTCCTTGGTGGATTTCAGCTGCCCGAAGGGACTTATCCCCATCTCCTCCAAAGGAAACTCACTTCAGGAGTGACAGTAGCACACTGTACAACACTGGCCTTCCCCAGCTTTGGGCTAGACCCAGCATCCAGAaaccagcctggcccctggcagtGAGAGATAAGGCCCTTGAATGGTCCCACTATATGATCCAGTGGGGAACTTGGGGTCAGGGGATGGGGTGGGTAAGGTGTTTTTGGACCTGGCTACAGGGCAGAGCCTTGCCCGATGCCTAGCTGCTGGGCTTCTCTTGAGCCTGGATTCAGGCGATCGGCACTGGGATCTCTGGTGACTCCGCTATGGCTTTCTGAAGCGAGAGTGAAGAAAGGTGGGTCAGTAGGGCATCGGCTGCTGTCCTTTTGGATAGGGCCTAGGCTAATGACCCCTTGGGTCACAGCAAacttgaggaaaaaaacccaccgTCCTATCCCACTTCTTGCCCTTTTGGGGTCAGGCAGAAAAGTTCTGCCTTGCTAATGCCCCGGGGGCAGGCTGGGGTTTGGGAATATTCGTAGGCTATCGTGGAAGCTGCCTAAATATTCGAATTTGAAGGGACTCCCGGAGGTCATCCAGTCCAACCCTTTGCCCCCAGACACAACTCGACTAGATGAATATTTGTGTTGCTTAATAAACGGAAAAGTCTCTTTGCGCCCAGGTCATCGAAAGAGTATCCCAGACTCACATAAGCACAGGTCCCAGGTAAGGCGCCTGTCTTAGACAGAGGTAGGCTCTGTGGCGAAAGAAGACAGGAGTTCTGGTCAGGCTGGGAAAGGGGGCAATTGGAAGGGGACCCAGAGATTTTTCTGAGTGTGGAACACGGCTGTAAACAAAGTGAAAGGCACGTGGCCCCAAGTATGCCTTCAGGTTCTTGGGCAGGCAGGCGTGGCCATTCCCTGCCACTGCTCCGAGAAGGGCAAACCTCCTATACCCCAAAGCCCAGCAAGCTGCCGCGAGGTGGCTCTCAGCCCCAGGGGGAAGAGCACCCCCTGGCCCCGACCCTCCGGCAGGCTGCAGCGCAGGGCAGCAAGAAGCCTTCCACTACCGAGGATGCCTGCTTGGCAGGTTTCTCCCTGGGTCTCTGCCACCAGCACCCGCctttcccctccccgcccctctgcGTAGGCTTCACCactcccctcccgccccacccttGCCCCCCAGCCCTACCCAAGAGAGGAACGGCAGCGCCTAAGGGTCAGAGGCTTGCCCCCACGGTCTGGAGTCCACCTTTGCTTTCTCTTGCCTGCTGCCCCAGAAACCCCACGTTAGTGCAAGAAACAATCACTCTGACAACAGGGACCTTGAGGTTGAAGAGTTGAGCCATAAGCCAGTAGACACATGGAGCCAAGGAAGAAGGTCCTGCTTCCTGCAAACTCTGGGGCTCCATCAAACGTCCTGTGAACTCAAGGTCATTCTGGAAAGTCAAGCGGGCCTCatcatcctggagtccccggGGAATAAATAGCCCTGGGGTATTGATCTCTGTGGCTGCGACACCCATAACACCTCACTCCACAGCAGCACTGAGAGGTTCTGGGAGTCCTGGCTCCCAACCCTGGGGCAGGGGCGCGGGCAGGGACagaaacggggtgggggggaatctaGGACGCAGGGGCCTCGCCCAGCCTGATGGCCCCAAAGAAGGTGGTGTGCTTGCTCATATTGATAGAGATGTCGGCATGCACCATCTTCACGGCAATCTTCTGCCGGGCTTTGAGCAGGCAGACCCCCGCGGTGTAGCAAGTGTTGTAGTTGGTCTTGCCCGTCTCGATGCTGCGGGTACACTGCAGGAAGGGCTTCTCGTCCACCACCACCTCGTAGCTGGCAAAGTCGGTGAAGTTGATGTAATAGACCTGGGGTGAGAGGCAACAAGAAGGGattgggggagagaggaaggggagggtggggcCCTTCCCTGCGGCAGACAGACAGGACCTTCTCAGATGAGCTGCCCGCACACCTTGTGAAGGGGGGCAGTGCCACCTGAGGGCGTGTGAGTTGGTCAACAGGAAAGGCAAGATGATGGGCTGATCTGCTGCGCTTCCCCCACTCCGTGGGGCTCAGGGGACTGAGCAAATCTCTTTCCAATAGCACGCCAGTTGTCaactctgtgagggcaggaaCCAGGCCTTTCTCCCTCTGGTagctctcccagcccctcccctgccttccgcCCCGCTCGGCCCGGCCCCCGGCAAGAGGCACGGTGCTCTGCACACAGTAGGGGCTCAATCAGTGCTACAGACAAATGGATACTTCCCGTGCTGTGCCCCAAGGACTATTTGTGGCTGACCTTGGAAGTTGCTGATTTCCCAGAGAGGGTACGGTAACAACTTGCCATTTCTTCAGCTCTTTAGGGCCGGCCGCTACTCAGCTTGCAGCTTGCCCTCCCCTGTGACTCAATTTCTCTCCCTGATTTTTACGGTGCCCCTTGGCCCTCTGATGATTAAGGAAACAGATCTGGAGAGACGGAGTGCTATCCACCAGAGATAAGCTAAAGAATTTGGAAGGACAAAACCCAGGCCCCTGACTTTGTGGCCAGAGGGAAGTGCCAACCCATATTCAGCGGCCTGGTTTCAAGGGGGATTTTCCCAGTTTTCACGGTGTTCAAGGCCTGAGGCCACTTCCAATCTATTCTGGGCCCAGAAAATACCCCACCCCAAGGTTTGATTCcctactcccccctccccaaaaaaaggACCTTAGGAGAAATGGTCTATAGGACAATGGGATTATAcccatgtccccccccccccataggtCATCCTAAATCACTTTATGAAAGGTTGCTCCTCCATAGGCTCTTCGGGAGGGAGTGGTGTATTCAGGTGCCATATGATTTCTTGCGTCAGGACCCAAGCTGTGCCAGGATGCCTGGTGGGCTGAGCGAATGCTTGTTAATCCACCTTCTCTGGCCACTCTCCCGTGAGACCCTTCTGTTGGCTACGCAGTCCTTCTGTCCATCCGCCTGCTCGCTGCCCACCCCACAGAAGCCCCAACCTCAGGGCTTGTCTAACCTCTAGCTCTGAGGAGCCACCCCAGTGGAGGCAAACAACAGGGGCGGGAGTGGATGGACAGACCTGGGGAGCAGGCGCGGGGGCAGGACAAGGACAGAAACCCAGGGCCAAAAGGGCTGGGAGCATGGTGGCAGGATGGAGGAGGGaatgacagagacacagaaaggtgGACAAGCAAacgggagaaagaggaaggaaagaccGTCAAAAATGGTTTTGAGGTGGAGAGAAAGCCTGCAGGAGCACTATTTAGCGTGAAGCTAGcggtgtggggggaaggggtgctCAGCAGCCCTGCAACTGACCCTCCAAGGATATATACTGACACAGAGATGGAGTTTGGCAGTAGAACCAAACAGCTCATTGGGGAAACAGGGGCCTGGGGCCCAGCAGGAGGATATCAGATGGCAGGGTGTGGGAGGGGCCCCTTTGCCGTTTTTCAAGGATAACTGGCTGTGGGGGGGGACCCCAACCCAAATAggcccttctctctttcctcctttcaaCTCCCTCCCAGCGTagtgcccccaccccagtccccctAGAAAGCGGGGAATTAGCAGGTCTTGGCTGGCTCCACAGTGCCCCTATGTGGCCTGCACCGGATCTGCATTCTGGATATAAGAAGAGTTAGGCCTGAGACCGTACTCACTTCTACCTGACTATAGATGAAGTAGGTGCCGTCCACCAGTACCTCCAGCTCCCCGCTGCGGGGATGTAGCTTAAACACCTTGGGGTTCATGGTGATGCGAGACCAGTCATTGAGCACTCCACCTGAAAGATCTCAGTATGAGAGAAGGGCAGTCACTCAGTACATGTCAGAATAATCTGGGCAATAGAAACAAGAGACATCGAGCAgcatcccctccaccccatccctaTCCCAGTGCGAAGTGGAGAGCCCCAGAGGCCAAGCTTTAAGAACAGCATTTGGAAGCAGAGAAAGCGTTCTGTGTGTCGAGCAGTTGCCAGGCCTGCCTCAGGCCCCTGGGGTCcacttgtctgtctccctctctcctttcctgacCCCTCCATCTGGTAGGGTCTTTAACCAACACCTTCTAGCTGGAGTTGGGGGTGAGGGCAAGAAGAGAGTGGGCATGCTGCCCTATTTTCATTGTTGTTCTGGGGCTTGCGCAGGCATAATTCAGACACTGAGTGGCAGGCTAGGTCTTATTATTCCATTCTATCTCTCTAGCCATAGCTCCTGAATCCCTCCCCCGTGTCTCAGGTTCGTGGGTTTTGTCCTTCTTCTTTCAAGATTCCTTTTTATAGTTCCTTCATGCCCACTCCTTTCTGGAaggcttccctgcctcccccccatCCTCCCAGGAAACCACTCAGCCCAAGGAATCGTCTACCCGGAGAACCTTAGGGATCAGGGGTGAGTCAGACTTTACGGCAGCTGAAATGAGTGGCCACCAGGACTAAGGCCCCATAGGAGAGGGGGATCTTTACGAGAGTGAGGGATAGACCACCAAGCAGCACTGGAGCCAGCCCAGGGGCTGGCAAGGGTGTCTGGGGGCCGAGGCACCTCTGGTAAAGCACCTGTCAGCCCAACCCCATTGGGGGCACAGGGGGAGTCCTACCACCTTTGCTGGACAGTGAGAGCCAGTATGTGAAGGTGGAGGAAAAGCTTCCCTTTC
Proteins encoded in this window:
- the AWAT2 gene encoding acyl-CoA wax alcohol acyltransferase 2 isoform X1, which encodes MMLLPSKKDLKIALEVFALFQWALSIFIIAITVVFVNLYLVLFTPYWPVTVLILTWLAFDWKTPQRGGRRIACVRRWCIWKQYCDYFPLKLLKTHDISPNHNYILACHPHGLFAHSFFGHFATDSSGFCKIFPGITPYVLTLGVFFWVPLLRDYVMSSGICSVSRASMDFLLTHKGTGNMLIVVVGGLAECRYSLPGSTTLVLKNRTGFVRVALHHGVPLIPAYAFGETDLYNQYIFTPGGLVNHFQKWMKRMVHIYPCAFYGRGFTENSWGLLPYARPVTTVVGKPLPLPKIENPSQETVAKYHALYIDALRKLYDQHKTKYGISETQELVLI
- the AWAT2 gene encoding acyl-CoA wax alcohol acyltransferase 2 isoform X2 gives rise to the protein MMLLPSKKDLKIALEVFALFQWALSIFIIGGRRIACVRRWCIWKQYCDYFPLKLLKTHDISPNHNYILACHPHGLFAHSFFGHFATDSSGFCKIFPGITPYVLTLGVFFWVPLLRDYVMSSGICSVSRASMDFLLTHKGTGNMLIVVVGGLAECRYSLPGSTTLVLKNRTGFVRVALHHGVPLIPAYAFGETDLYNQYIFTPGGLVNHFQKWMKRMVHIYPCAFYGRGFTENSWGLLPYARPVTTVVGKPLPLPKIENPSQETVAKYHALYIDALRKLYDQHKTKYGISETQELVLI